In a genomic window of Rhododendron vialii isolate Sample 1 chromosome 12a, ASM3025357v1:
- the LOC131309967 gene encoding cyclin-dependent kinase G-2-like, with protein MAAGRHGGYRDNEFRDRESDFNVSRREFSFPNSDYDRIRNGDRNHGRGRFRNQGKGDRDRVRVRGKDIKERELSNGGYRSASSRSDSGSSGSGANRSQFSVGAMDREPGELSSESGSDEAIDSESQVIVNDDLKLENTGSLPVESKKRKFSPIVWDRDDKEVSNTSRSSSVATSLPPPPPLPKSYRQSPTLILDGGVLISPVEDSNVQTLEPSPANPPVVTVLGLHVSDVSLSTVDLSSSPEEQRYANNYQEREAEQADDEDYIPTRKISASRWAADANSPVDEGEISDAEEMPKRRKKTPLSESMEMKIRSKSLTPEPGELDREGSEGARARSSESDGGYHARSSSGDDYPMDNSYKNDYMEINEEQNNNCIRVSRSHAESENEHDSHGTPEPVITSKRTVNMLKACRSVDVFEKLNKIDEGTYGVVYRAKDMDSGDIVALKKVKMEKEREGFPLTSLREINILLSFHHPSIVDVKEVVVGSALDSIFMVMEYMDHDLKVFMETMKHPFSQSEVKCLMLQLLGGVKYLHDNWVLHRDLKTSNLLLNNQGELKICDFGLARQYGSPLKPYTHLVVTLWYRAPELLLGAKQYSTAIDMWSLGCIMAELLSKAPLFNGKTEFDQLDKIFKILGTPNETIWPGFSKLPGVKVNFVKHQYNLLRRKFPATSFTGSPVLSDAGFDLLNKLLTYDPEKRITAEDALNHEWFREVPLPKSKEFMPTFPAQHEEDRRLRSRRVMKSPDPLEEQRRKELQQGEVGTGGLFG; from the exons ATGGCAGCAGGAAGACATGGGGGTTATCGCGATAATGAATTCAGGGATCGCGAGTCCGATTTTAACGTTTCGAGGCGGGAATTTTCGTTTCCCAACAGTGATTATGATAGGATTAGAAACGGGGATCGTAACCATGGGAGGGGTCGGTTTCGTAACCAGGGCAAGGGGGATAGGgatagggttagggttagagGGAAAGATATCAAGGAGAGGGAACTAAGTAATGGTGGATATCGGTCTGCTTCTAGTAGGAGTGATTCTGGTAGCAGTGGCAGTGGTGCGAATCGGAGTCAGTTTTCAGTTGGGGCCATGGACCGAGAACCAGGTGAATTGTCGAGTGAAAGTGGATCTGATGAGGCTATTGATTCTGAATCACAGGTTATAGTGAATGATGATTTGAAGTTAGAGAACACAGGTAGCTTACCTGTGGAGAGTAAGAAGAGGAAGTTTTCACCGATTGTTTGGGATAGAGATGACAAGGAAGTGAGCAATACCTCTCGAAGTTCTTCCGTCGCTACTTCCCTCCCTCCTCCGCCACCACTCCCTAAGTCTTACCGTCAGTCACCTACACTTATTTTGGATGGGGGTGTACTTATTTCTCCTGTAGAAGACAGTAATGTTCAGACTTTGGAACCTTCGCCAGCTAACCCTCCTGTGGTCACGGTGCTTGGCTTACATGTATCTGATGTATCCCTGTCCACAGTGGATTTATCTTCTTCACCTGAGGAGCAGAGATATGCTAACAACTATCAGGAAAGAGAAGCAGAACAAGCAGATGATGAGGACTACATCCCGACAAGGAAAATATCAGCCTCTCGATGGGCAGCTGATGCCAATTCTCCAGTTGATGAAGGTGAAATTTCTGATGCTGAAGAAATGCCTAAAAGGAGGAAGAAAACACCTCTTTCCGAGTCGATGGAAATGAAGATCCGAAGTAAGTCATTAACTCCTGAGCCGGGGGAGCTTGACAGGGAAGGCTCTGAAGGAGCGAGGGCTAGGTCATCTGAATCTGATGGAGGTTACCATGCTAGGTCTTCCAGCGGAGATGATTACCCTATGGATAATTCTTACAAGAACGATTACATGGAGATAAATGAGGAACAGAATAATAATTGTATTAGGGTTAGCCGGTCACATGCAGAATCGGAGAATGAACATGATTCTCATGGTACACCAGAGCCCGTGATCACTTCGAAAAGAACTGTAAACATGCTTAAGGCATGTAGAAGTGTTGATGTGTTTGAGAAACTGAACAAGATAGACGAAGGAACTTATGGGGTTGTTTATAGAGCAAAGGATATGGATTCCGGTGATATTGTTGCACTGAAGAAGGTCAAgatggaaaaagagagagagggtttcccTTTGACTTCGCTGAGGGAAATAAacattcttctttcttttcatcaCCCATCGATTGTGGATGTTAAAGAGGTTGTGGTCGGGAGTGCTCTTGATAGTATCTTTATGGTGATGGAATACATGGACCATGATCTTAAGGTATTTATGGAGACGATGAAACACCCATTTAGTCAGAGCGAAGTTAAATGTCTAATGCTTCAGCTATTAGGGGGTGTCAAGTATCTCCATGACAACTGGGTGCTTCACCGGGACTTGAAAACGTCAAATCTGCTTCTGAATAATCAGGGTGAGTTGAAGATATGTGACTTTGGGCTGGCTCGTCAATATGGCAGCCCATTGAAGCCATACACTCATTTGGTGGTGACCTTGTGGTACAG GGCACCTGAGCTTTTGTTAGGTGCAAAGCAGTATTCAACAGCAATTGACATGTGGTCGTTGGGATGTATTATGGCTGAACTGTTATCAAAAGCACCATTGTTTAATGGGAAAACAGAATTTGATCAGCTTGACAAg attttcaaaatccttggcaCCCCAAATGAGACTATTTGGCCTGGGTTTTCCAAACTTCCTGGAGTAAAGGTGAACTTCGTAAAGCACCA GTATAACCTATTGCGTAGGAAATTTCCGGCTACATCTTTCACTGGATCACCAGTTCTCTCTGATGCTGGATTTGACTTATTGAACAAACTTCTAACTTATGACCCTGAGAAG CGAATAACAGCTGAAGACGCTCTTAATCATGAGTGGTTCCGTGAAGTTCCTCTTCCTAAGTCTAAAGAGTTCATGCCTACTTTTCCGGCTCAACATGAGGAAGACAG GCGTTTGCGAAGCCGAAGGGTGATGAAGAGTCCTGATCCTTTAGAGGAGCAGCGTCGGAAAGAGTTGCAGCAAGGGGAAGTAGGGACTGGTGGTCTCTTTGGCTGA